From Manduca sexta isolate Smith_Timp_Sample1 chromosome 21, JHU_Msex_v1.0, whole genome shotgun sequence, the proteins below share one genomic window:
- the LOC115442255 gene encoding MOB kinase activator-like 1, with protein sequence MSFLFGSRSNKTFKPKKNIPEGTHQYDLMRHAAATLGSGNLRLAVMLPEGEDLNEWVAVNTVDFFNQINMLYGTITEFCTEESCAVMSAGPKYEYHWADGHTVKKPIKCSAPKYIDYLMTWAQDQLDDETLFPSKIGVPFPKNFLSMAKTILKRLFRVYAHIYHQHFPEVVQLGEEAHLNTSFKHFIFFVQEFNLIERRELAPLQELIEKLTAKEAR encoded by the exons ATGAGTTTTCTATT CGGCAGTCGTTCGAACAAGACGTTCAAGCCGAAGAAGAACATCCCCGAAGGCACCCACCAATATGATCTGATGCGGCACGCGGCGGCGACGCTCGGCTCCGGCAACCTGCGCCTCGCCGTCATGCTGCCGGAGGGCGAAGACCTCAACGAATGGGTTGCCGTCAACA CGGTGGACTTCTTCAACCAGATCAACATGCTTTACGGCACAATCACGGAGTTCTGCACGGAGGAGTCGTGCGCGGTGATGTCGGCGGGGCCCAAGTACGAGTACCACTGGGCGGACGGGCACACCGTTAAGAAGCCCATCAAGTGCTCCGCGCCCAAGTACATCGACTACCTGATGACGTGGGCGCAGGATCAGCTCGACGACGAAACACTCTTCCCGTCCAAAATTG GAGTGCCGTTCCCTAAGAACTTCCTGTCGATGGCCAAGACGATCTTGAAGCGGCTGTTCCGCGTGTACGCGCACATCTACCACCAGCACTTCCCGGAGGTGGTGCAGCTCGGCGAGGAGGCGCACCTCAACACCTCCTTCAAACACTTCATATTCTTCGTGCAG GAATTCAACTTGATCGAGCGGCGAGAGCTAGCGCCATTGCAGGAACTCATTGAGAAGCTGACAGCGAAGGAGGCGCGATGA
- the LOC115442254 gene encoding splicing factor 1, with amino-acid sequence MSSRHRDRSRSRSRDRDRHKERDRDRDKNRERDRDKDRDRERDRERDRERDRDRDRDRDRDRHRSSKRDKERERSRSRERHKEKRRTRSRTRSRSRGRKSKDRDGTIALLDQMVGTTTKATARQVTTNGAINPATQAAILAAAAVAQTYVAQRRIAAPVQPAAAAAAALSAATAIPPPTSVQQKLEQLQARHRDKAPHHSPEHHPDDDTDDGQGPVGETPAERRARRRRTRWMGSEHDKTFIPGLPTVLPSTLTRDQEEQYLLQLQIEEVSRKLRSGDLGIPANIEERSPSPEPIYSTDGKRLNTREYRTRRKLEEERHRLVQRMMQVNPEFKPPPDYKPPIIRVHDKVMIPQEEHPDINFVGLLIGPRGNTLKAMEKETGAKIIIRGKGSVKEGKVGRKDGQPLPGEDEPLHAYITATNADCVKKAVEKIKEVIRQGVEVPEGQNDLRRMQLRELAQLNGTLRENDAVRCANCSATDHKTWLCPDKPNVTGSIVCSSCGGAGHIARDCRARRPGHARPADKAKIDEEYMSLMAELGEAPPTGPGSGAGGGGGGGNSARRFTPSLFAANQPQRAIMPAPGAPGSFVPPPPPPTAHPAHAAPWLGVGAGAQPPPPGAPPPAFPPPPPPHAQHHPGDKLCPPSNVSNMPPPPGVVGMGAGGWRGFNPPPWGAPPPPAFLAPPPPPPPVSSA; translated from the exons ATGAGCTCAAGACATCGAGATCGTAGTCGTTCGCGGTCCCGTGATCGTGACAGACATAAGGAACGGGATCGGGACCGCGATAAGAACCGCGAGCGGGACCGCGATAAGGATAGGGATCGGGAGAGGGACCGGGAGCGCGACCGAGAACGCGATCGCGACCGAGATCGCGACAGAGACAGGGACAGGCACCGCTCGTCCAAGAG AGATAAGGAGCGCGAGCGCAGCCGCAGTCGCGAACGTCATAAGGAAAAGCGGCGCACGCGTAGCCGAACGCGCAGCCGCAGTCGTGGACGCAAGTCCAAAGACAG GGATGGCACCATCGCGCTGCTGGACCAGATGGTGGGCACTACGACGAAGGCGACAGCGCGGCAAGTGACCACCAACGGCGCCATCAACCCCGCCACCCAGGCCGCGATACTTGCCGCCGCTGCTGTTGCTCAG ACATATGTTGCCCAGCGTCGCATCGCAGCCCCGGTGCAGCcggcggcagcggcggcggcggcgctatCTGCTGCCACGGCCATCCCGCCGCCCACCTCCGTGCAGCAGAAGCTGGAGCAGCTGCAGGCGCGGCACCGCGACAAGGCGCCGCACCACTCGCCCGAGCACCACCCCGACGACGACACGGACGACGGCCAGGGCCCCGTCGGCGAGACCCCCGCCGAGAgacgcgcgcgccgccgccgcacgcgctGGATGGGCTCCGAGCACGACAAGACCTTCATCCCCGGCCTGCCCACCGTGCTGCCCTCCACGCTCACGCGCGACCAGGAGGAGCAGTATCTAT TGCAGCTGCAGATCGAGGAGGTGAGCCGCAAGCTGCGCTCCGGCGACCTCGGCATCCCCGCCAACATCGAGGAGAG GTCGCCGTCGCCGGAGCCGATCTACTCGACGGACGGCAAGCGGCTGAACACCCGCGAGTACCGCACGCGCCGCAAGCTCGAGGAGGAGCGCCACCGCCTCGTGCAGCGCATGATGCAGGTCAACCCCGAGTTCAAGCCGCCGCCTGACTATAA GCCACCGATCATCCGTGTCCACGATAAGGTGATGATCCCTCAGGAGGAGCACCCTGACATCAACTTCGTGGGGCTGCTCATCGGACCACGTGGGAACACGCTAAAAG CGATGGAGAAAGAGACCGGTGCTAAGATAATAATCCGCGGCAAGGGTTCGGTGAAGGAGGGCAAGGTGGGCCGCAAGGACGGGCAGCCGCTGCCCGGCGAGGACGAGCCGCTGCACGCGTACATCACCGCCACCAACGCAGACTGCGTCAAGAAGGCCGTCGAAAAG ATCAAGGAGGTGATCCGTCAGGGCGTGGAAGTGCCGGAGGGGCAGAACGACTTGCGGCGCATGCAGCTGCGCGAGCTGGCGCAGCTCAACGGCACGCTGCGCGAGAACGACGCCGTGCGCTGCGCCAACTGCTCCGCCACCGACCACAAGACGTGGCTG TGTCCCGACAAGCCGAACGTGACGGGCAGCATCGTGTGTTCATCGTGCGGCGGCGCGGGACACATCGCCAGAGACTGCCGCGCCAGGCGGCCCGGACACGCAAGACCTGCCGACAAG GCTAAGATCGACGAGGAGTACATGTCTCTGATGGCGGAGCTGGGCGAGGCGCCACCGACAGGCCCGGGCAGCGGAGCCGGCGGCGGGGGTGGCGGAGGGAATAGCGCCAGACGGTTCACACCCTCACTGTTCGCCGCCAACCAGCCGCAGCGCGCCATCATGCCTGCGCCAG GCGCGCCGGGCTCGTTCGTgcctccgccgccgccgcccaccGCACACCCCGCACACGCCGCGCCCTGGCTCG GAGTCGGCGCAGGCGCACAGCCGCCGCCGCCGGGAGCGCCGCCGCCCGCCTTCccaccgccgccgccaccaCACGCACAGCATCATCCG GGTGATAAACTGTGTCCGCCTTCCAACGTGTCCAACATGCCCCCGCCGCCTG GTGTGGTGGGCATGGGCGCCGGCGGGTGGCGCGGGTTCAACCCGCCGCCGTggggcgcgccgccgccgcccgccttcctcgcgccgccgccgcctccgccgcccGTCTCCTCCGCGTAA
- the LOC115442256 gene encoding cytochrome c oxidase subunit NDUFA4, translating into MQGLSIQSLKKHKALIPLYVCTGIGCAGAVFYLIRLATRNPDVSWNKKTNPEPWQEYRNKQYKFYSPIRDYSKEESPAPKF; encoded by the exons ATGCAAGGTCTTTCGATTCAGAGCTTGAAGAAGCACAAGGCT TTGATCCCACTGTACGTGTGCACGGGTATCGGTTGTGCGGGTGCGGTGTTCTACCTGATCCGCCTCGCCACACGCAACCCCGACGTGTCCTGGAACAAGAAAACCAACCCCGAGCCATGGCAGGAGTATAGGAACAAGCAATACAAG TTCTACTCTCCCATCAGGGACTACTCGAAGGAGGAGTCGCCCGCACCCAAATTCTAA